Proteins from one Pithys albifrons albifrons isolate INPA30051 chromosome 2, PitAlb_v1, whole genome shotgun sequence genomic window:
- the LOC139684681 gene encoding PE-PGRS family protein PE_PGRS26-like: MISNSGVAPSGGMILVPARGSARNSGTAPGSGGAAWKHLAAPSPAACDSGSGPTAESDSRVSHSGAEGSRGGTARRGGCVSSNGGAEGSNSGADGETRSPPCVSSPITSAASLVSALNCFKASYTAFQDLTKSLQSS; the protein is encoded by the exons ATGATTTCAAACAGCGGGGTGGCTCCGAGCGGTGGAATGATCTTGGTTCCAGCTCGCGGGTCCGCGCGGAACAGCGGGACGGCTCCGGGCAGTGGCGGGGCGGCTTGGAAACACCTCGCAGCTCCGTCCCCGGCGGCGTGTGACTCTGGCTCTGGCCCCACAGCGGAGAGCGACTCCCGTGTTTCACACAGCGGCGCGGAGGGGAGCAGAGGCGGCACGGCGAGGCGGGGCGGCTGCGTTAGCTCTAACGGAGGAGCGGAGGGTTCAAACAGTGGCGCGGATGGGGAAACTCGGTCCCCTCCATGTGTAAGCAGTCCCATTACCTCGGCAGCAAGCCTGGTCTCTGCTCTGAACTGCTTCAAAGCATCATATACTGCTTTCCAG GACCTAACTAAATCCCTACAGTCTTCATGA